One window of the Pieris rapae chromosome 11, ilPieRapa1.1, whole genome shotgun sequence genome contains the following:
- the LOC110998769 gene encoding alpha-sarcoglycan isoform X2, with product MFGPLCLLLFSSAYAHEYNAIETEMFAIPISPNLFNWTYQEFDQQYRFHASLIGKPELPSWLRYIYSGRHHSGFIFGTPPRGTESPITLEVIGLNRQDYETRRVLLTLRVQPKLNMAKHEVELKIDNLNVEDLLDEHRMTRLKDILRTKLWTESSGDLYATFLASAIDLGARHPLKPSDGEGLVVRLGSMTPFSSELQRLREEVRPLSRLPSCPREFKRTTVERLFRDAGLTLDWCSFELYNTIYNDRSTLRLEYLTEIPNTKVDSKLPLKSNSWSAPSRYDLPSRSYIHQVSVTIAVPLVLLLLSVAALSAVLCFHYASIANKSAKVELCRYGTGNTEQSQIADDVSTKSLGTSPNNSLPRPYSPKSTTNLAGNYNRPQPPPYLGSATNSLHHRKSHTPSHTPEHRHLALEESLKLLNEANITELDNLLKNPIVDFNDGADDYVPMKPEFVKPDIGFTVKPVNEDLARYGIAGVGPI from the exons atgtttGGACCGCTGTGTTTGCTGTTATTCAGCAGTGCATATGCGCACGAATATAATGCAATCGAAACCGAAATGTTCGCGATACCAATAAGCCCTAACCTATTTAATTGGACATACCAAG AGTTCGATCAGCAATACCGCTTCCACGCATCCCTAATAGGCAAACCTGAGCTTCCGTCATGGTTGCGGTACATCTACAGTGGAAGACATCACTCAGGGTTTATTTTTGGAACTCCACCAAGAGGCACTGAATCGCCTATTACG TTAGAGGTAATTGGTTTAAATCGTCAAGACTATGAAACACGAAGAGTTTTACTAACGCTTCGTGTACAACCAAAATTGAATATGGCAAAGCATGAAGTGGAGCTTAAAATTGACAATCTAAATGTGGAGGATTTACTGGATGAGCACAG aatgaCCCGCCTCAAAGACATATTGCGAACAAAGTTATGGACGGAAAGTAGTGGTGACCTCTATGCTACATTTTTAGCTTCCGCTATTGACTTAGGTGCTAGACATCCGTTGAAACCTAGTGATGGAGAAGg tcTAGTTGTCCGCTTAGGCAGCATGACACCCTTCTCAAGTGAATTACAACGACTACGAGAAGAAGTGAGACCGCTGTCTCGTCTTCCGAGCTGTCCTCGTGAATTCAAACGGACTACAGTCGAAAGGCTGTTTAGAGACGCTGGACTGACACTTGACTGGTGCAGCTTTGAACTG TACAACACAATATACAATGACCGCAGCACACTCCGATTAGAATACTTAACGGAAATACCAAACACAAAAGTGGATTCAAAACTTCCTCTAAAATCCAACTCTTGGTCAGCTCCGAGCAGATACGATCTGCCCAGTAGAAGTTACATTCACCAAGTTTCCGTGACCATAGCTGTTCCATTAGTGCTGTTGCTGCTCTCTGTTGCCGCATTGAGTGCTGTTCTCTGCTTCCATTATGCTTCTAT agcTAATAAATCAGCTAAAGTCGAGCTTTGCAGATATGGAACTGGCAACACTGAGCAAAGCCAAATAGCTGATGATGTAAGCACCAAAAGCTTAGGAACCAG ccCAAACAACAGCTTACCTCGCCCATACAGTCCAAAGTCAACGACAAACTTAGCTGGAAATTATAATCGACCACAGCCGCCGCCCTACCTCGGCTCGGCCACCAACTCCCTCCACCATCGCAAATCACACACACCATCGCACACCCCAGAACATCGCCATCTTGCGCTAGAAGAATCCCTTAAACTCCTAAACGAAGCAAATATCACAGAACTCGATAATTTATTGAAGAACCCAATCGTCGATTTCAACGATGGCGCTGATGACTACGTCCCAATGAAACCGGAGTTTGTGAAACCAGATATCGGTTTTACGGTTAAACCGGTTAATGAGGATTTGGCCAGGTATGGTATTGCCGGCGTGGGCCCCATTTGA
- the LOC110994146 gene encoding inositol polyphosphate-5-phosphatase A isoform X2 codes for MLKFKKMGSDKVPLLLVTANVGSIFEDPSVMLPIWTSEFLQAVSRMDPKFIALHLQEVGGKAYEKSMQYVKDFVQRLCDCPELRLYDKIRIFLDEDFSSPEKFTALGNMYFAHTSLTDLKIWDFERRNYVEVTGKEVNSGNIEKITTKEKVKFPQHFFPECKWSRKGFLRTRWSIRGTAVEFVNIHLFHDASNLLAMEPYPSVYCRSRRRALRHTLRHLHSDVNAAPYFIFGDFNFRTDTGGVVKRITDNLIASRMSNGANVESSKMQYRSKSEDRVVLTIGKKEFSHVDHQKLFRESWLQKYDRELEALKPHLYEFPVKFPPSYPFEEDVHLPTHYMKTRCPAWCDRVLLSQSARLLVQDRAENRVHNSRKSVTDSTDSGSGRLSSSDSSPARSASPARHNNQWSPNKKLEKKGSVAEIDGLNVPVTTVSRKSIADPTSVQQAINARVSDSDASPGRRKLVRNQSEGSPKAGESSEIRRLIDAPSRRRNEYGVIGDATCMGDHKPIYLRVMLQSDRGTYRHEFHTETASKSVNSEDESAETTEKNSRYICFNNSPANLFKETDI; via the exons ATGttgaagtttaaaaaaatgggtTCTGATAAAGTCCCTCTACTGTTAGTAACTGCCAATGTCGGTTCAATATTTGAAGAC CCATCTGTCATGCTACCAATATGGACTTCAGAATTCCTTCAAGCCGTATCAAGAATGGACCCAAAATTCATAGCCTTGCATTTACAAGAAGTTGGTGGGAAGGCGTACGAGAAGTCGATGCAGTATGTAAAAGATTTTGTGCAACGACTGTGTGACTGTCCTGAGTTAAGGCTCTATGACAAGATCAGGATATTTCTTGATGAAGACTTTAGCTCGCCTGAAAAGTTTACT GCGCTTGGCAATATGTACTTTGCACATACATCACTGACTGATCTCAAAATATGGGACTTTGAGAGACGGAACTACGTAGAAGTGACGGGCAAAGAAGTCAACAGCGGTAACATTGAGAAGATCACCACTAAGGAGAAAGTCAAGTTTCCACAGCACTTCTTTCCTGAG tgCAAATGGTCTCGCAAGGGATTTCTGCGTACACGCTGGTCCATTCGCGGTACAGCTGTGGAGTTTGTGAACATACATTTGTTCCACGATGCTTCGAACTTATTGGCAATGGAGCCTTATCCTTCT GTGTACTGCCGTAGCCGACGGCGTGCTTTACGTCATACTTTACGACACTTGCATTCTGATGTCAACGCGGCACCTTACTTCATATTTGGAGACTTCAACTTCCGAACGGATACTGGAGGCGTTGTAAAG AGAATAACAGACAATTTAATCGCAAGTCGAATGTCGAATGGGGCGAATGTTGAATCGTCGAAGATGCAATACCGATCTAAGAGTGAAGACAGAGTGGTTCTAACAATTGGCAAGAAGGAATTCTCTCATGTTGACCATCAGAAGCTCTTCAGGGAGTCCTGG CTCCAAAAGTACGATCGTGAATTAGAAGCCTTAAAACCGCATTTGTACGAATTTCCGGTTAAATTTCCGCCATCTTACCCCTTCGAGGAGGACGTTCATTTGCCCACACATTATATGAAAACTAG ATGTCCAGCGTGGTGCGACCGAGTGCTTCTCTCACAGTCCGCGAGACTTTTGGTGCAAGACAGAGCAGAAAATCGTGTGCATAATTCtag GAAGTCCGTAACAGACTCGACGGACAGTGGAAGTGGAAGGTTGTCTTCGTCAGATAGCAGCCCGGCCAGATCCGCATCACCAGCTAGGCATAACAACCAG TGGAGTCCAAATAAAAAGCTCGAGAAAAAAGGCAGCGTCGCTGAAATAGATGGTTTGAATGTTCCTGTAACTACAGTCAGTAGAAAGAGTATTGCTGATCCCACCAGCGTGCAACAGGCTATTAATGCGag AGTTTCAGACTCGGACGCTTCGCCCGGTAGACGTAAACTAGTCCGCAATCAATCTGAGGGTTCGCCGAAAGCCGGTGAATCTTCTGAAATAAGACGTCTTATAGATGCACCTTCTAGGCGAAGGAATGAGTACGGAGTTATCGGAGACGCAACTTGTATGGGAGATCATAAG CCAATATATTTACGGGTGATGCTGCAAAGCGATCGAG gcACATACAGACACGAGTTTCACACAGAAACAGCGTCAAAAAGCGTGAATTCTGAAGATGAAAGCGCTGAAACAACTGAGAAGAACAGtcgatatatttgttttaacaattCACCGGctaatttgtttaaagaaaCTGATATCTAA
- the LOC110994146 gene encoding inositol polyphosphate-5-phosphatase A isoform X1 has product MLKFKKMGSDKVPLLLVTANVGSIFEDPSVMLPIWTSEFLQAVSRMDPKFIALHLQEVGGKAYEKSMQYVKDFVQRLCDCPELRLYDKIRIFLDEDFSSPEKFTALGNMYFAHTSLTDLKIWDFERRNYVEVTGKEVNSGNIEKITTKEKVKFPQHFFPECKWSRKGFLRTRWSIRGTAVEFVNIHLFHDASNLLAMEPYPSVYCRSRRRALRHTLRHLHSDVNAAPYFIFGDFNFRTDTGGVVKRITDNLIASRMSNGANVESSKMQYRSKSEDRVVLTIGKKEFSHVDHQKLFRESWLQKYDRELEALKPHLYEFPVKFPPSYPFEEDVHLPTHYMKTRCPAWCDRVLLSQSARLLVQDRAENRVHNSRKSVTDSTDSGSGRLSSSDSSPARSASPARHNNQWSPNKKLEKKGSVAEIDGLNVPVTTVSRKSIADPTSVQQAINARVSDSDASPGRRKLVRNQSEGSPKAGESSEIRRLIDAPSRRRNEYGVIGDATCMGDHKPIYLRVMLQSDRGTDKENRPPARLTPTLRRIPTDPDLIKTPKILYSSHPDKLLSDEFRLKRTRTGSLNEKLFRIPYVQITSADYCSYNDIFVNDIDTSLLSPRQCLDPYTPESVDSHSPDVSSEEQTEIIDTIDLKSKLSRDRSVSPTQLKSRLHRLLNESDDVPKLHRLDSKESCKSDGSRKGLCCLALKCYGFCRRVKLKCSCFKCT; this is encoded by the exons ATGttgaagtttaaaaaaatgggtTCTGATAAAGTCCCTCTACTGTTAGTAACTGCCAATGTCGGTTCAATATTTGAAGAC CCATCTGTCATGCTACCAATATGGACTTCAGAATTCCTTCAAGCCGTATCAAGAATGGACCCAAAATTCATAGCCTTGCATTTACAAGAAGTTGGTGGGAAGGCGTACGAGAAGTCGATGCAGTATGTAAAAGATTTTGTGCAACGACTGTGTGACTGTCCTGAGTTAAGGCTCTATGACAAGATCAGGATATTTCTTGATGAAGACTTTAGCTCGCCTGAAAAGTTTACT GCGCTTGGCAATATGTACTTTGCACATACATCACTGACTGATCTCAAAATATGGGACTTTGAGAGACGGAACTACGTAGAAGTGACGGGCAAAGAAGTCAACAGCGGTAACATTGAGAAGATCACCACTAAGGAGAAAGTCAAGTTTCCACAGCACTTCTTTCCTGAG tgCAAATGGTCTCGCAAGGGATTTCTGCGTACACGCTGGTCCATTCGCGGTACAGCTGTGGAGTTTGTGAACATACATTTGTTCCACGATGCTTCGAACTTATTGGCAATGGAGCCTTATCCTTCT GTGTACTGCCGTAGCCGACGGCGTGCTTTACGTCATACTTTACGACACTTGCATTCTGATGTCAACGCGGCACCTTACTTCATATTTGGAGACTTCAACTTCCGAACGGATACTGGAGGCGTTGTAAAG AGAATAACAGACAATTTAATCGCAAGTCGAATGTCGAATGGGGCGAATGTTGAATCGTCGAAGATGCAATACCGATCTAAGAGTGAAGACAGAGTGGTTCTAACAATTGGCAAGAAGGAATTCTCTCATGTTGACCATCAGAAGCTCTTCAGGGAGTCCTGG CTCCAAAAGTACGATCGTGAATTAGAAGCCTTAAAACCGCATTTGTACGAATTTCCGGTTAAATTTCCGCCATCTTACCCCTTCGAGGAGGACGTTCATTTGCCCACACATTATATGAAAACTAG ATGTCCAGCGTGGTGCGACCGAGTGCTTCTCTCACAGTCCGCGAGACTTTTGGTGCAAGACAGAGCAGAAAATCGTGTGCATAATTCtag GAAGTCCGTAACAGACTCGACGGACAGTGGAAGTGGAAGGTTGTCTTCGTCAGATAGCAGCCCGGCCAGATCCGCATCACCAGCTAGGCATAACAACCAG TGGAGTCCAAATAAAAAGCTCGAGAAAAAAGGCAGCGTCGCTGAAATAGATGGTTTGAATGTTCCTGTAACTACAGTCAGTAGAAAGAGTATTGCTGATCCCACCAGCGTGCAACAGGCTATTAATGCGag AGTTTCAGACTCGGACGCTTCGCCCGGTAGACGTAAACTAGTCCGCAATCAATCTGAGGGTTCGCCGAAAGCCGGTGAATCTTCTGAAATAAGACGTCTTATAGATGCACCTTCTAGGCGAAGGAATGAGTACGGAGTTATCGGAGACGCAACTTGTATGGGAGATCATAAG CCAATATATTTACGGGTGATGCTGCAAAGCGATCGAGGTACCGATAAAGAGAATAGACCTCCCGCACGTCTAACCCCTACCTTGCGTAGAATTCCAACCGACCCCGATTTGATCAAAACCCCAAAAATTCTATACAGCAGTCACCCAGACAAACTATTATCCGACGAATTTAGACTCAAAAGGACGCGAACGGGCTCTCTCAACGAAAAATTATTTCGGATTCCCTACGTACAGATAACTAGTGCGGATTATTGTAGTTACAACGATATATTCGTTAATGATATCGACACGTCCCTGTTAAGTCCCAGACAATGCTTGGATCCATACACTCCGGAAAGTGTCGATTCTCATTCGCCTGATGTGTCGTCCGAGGAACAAACGGAAATTATCGATACGATCGATTTAAAATCGAAATTGTCGCGGGATCGTAGTGTGTCGCCCACGCAGTTAAAGAGTCGATTACACAGATTGTTGAATGAGTCAGATGACGTTCCTAAATTACATAGATTAGATAGTAAGGAGTCTTGCAAGTCGGATGGTAGTCGAAAGGGCCTTTGCTGTTTAGCGCTCAAATGTTATGGTTTTTGTAGACGTGTGAAGTTGAAGTGTAGTTGCTTCAAATGCACCTGA
- the LOC110998770 gene encoding mycosubtilin synthase subunit C, with translation MGSLPRVSVVSGARIAVPAAPLVTHLQLLRMHDRTALIYSDETCNVRVSYAELEGRSNAMGRAIAAHARPVGPNRDNDYVIAVCMQPTHNTILSLLSTWKAGAAYVPLEPSFPQARISHIMKDAQPSLIIYDDTANPSMFANSGVPSISFEELSLDASSLPSDSLTDREMLAPATVDSIAIVLYTSGSTGIPKGVRLPYSAICNRLWWQFRSFPYSDTESVCVWKTALTFVDSVCEIWGPLLHGRTLLILPKETTRDPQKLVRALDDNRVERLVLVPTLLQSILMYLSLSPENSLKHLKLWVCSGETLSKDLAAKFFQHFGVGYRLANFYGSTEVMGDVTYYIIENSSQLEMFPTIPIGAPLDNSAVYLLDEEMNPSRESEPGEVWVAGRNLAKGYVGGQAPEKFCDNPHAAHPDFSRLYRTGDFGVLYKGMILFAGRTDSQVKIRGHRVDLQEVERAVMGVQGVDKGVVLCYGLDRGNPEILAFVTINQNARLNGKHIENALKDALTNYMLPQVIVIDSVPLLVNGKVDRQALLKMYENTNNNDDTTINLDIDYSGVRPEERTKAQILFETVGEVLGRAARGAISLRAGFYELGGNSLNSIYTITRLRDRGYFIEISDFIGASNLGEVLQHLTTNPDSGRDEIPKFTVVPMSDSYREDVIEMIVSSFYEKAELEQFLRHEINTRDYAHCVSACWEPLLEAGLSVVLEDSSGNPVAVALNFDARAEPDLELVGGLAKIMTFLEYVEGSVRDTMLPEGKGTILHSFMMATASSLSGADNVAAIQALEVATMKIARERRFLGIFTTNTSPLTQQLGTDVLGFQTLLDYQINQYVDSNGDRIFGEAPDDMRAIVCWKPVD, from the exons ATGGGTTCGCTGCCGCGTGTCTCTGTGGTGAGTGGGGCCCGAATAGCTGTTCCAGCAGCGCCGTTGGTTACACACCTGCAGCTTCTCCGCATGCATGACAGAACCGCGCTAATTTATTCAG atGAAACGTGCAATGTGCGCGTGAGCTATGCAGAACTTGAAGGCAGAAGCAACGCCATGGGCAGAGCTATAGCCGCCCATGCGAGACCAGTTGGCCCCAACAGGGATAATGACTATGTTATAGCTGTCTGCATGCAGCCTACACATAA CACAATACTATCACTTCTATCGACGTGGAAGGCTGGAGCTGCCTACGTGCCTTTGGAACCAAGTTTTCCTCAAGCCAGGATCAGTCACATCATGAAGGACGCCCAGCCGTCACTCATAATTTATGACGATACTG CTAATCCATCAATGTTTGCAAATAGTGGAGTACCGTCAATCTCATTTGAGGAGTTGTCACTAGACGCCAGTTCATTACCATCCGACAGCCTGACAGATAGAGAGATGTTGGCACCGGCTACAGTTGACAGCATTGCTATAGTGTTGTATACTTCTGGAAGTACTGGAATACCAAAAG GTGTCCGTCTACCGTATTCCGCGATTTGCAATCGCTTATGGTGGCAGTTCCGTTCTTTTCCGTATTCCGACACAGAAAGCGTTTGTGTTTGGAAGACTGCACTTACGTTTGTAGACTCAGTTTGCGAGATTTGGGGTCCTCTTTTGCATGGAAGGACTTTGTTGATATTACCTAAAGAAACCACGCGTGACCCGCAGAAGTTGGTGCGTGCTTTGGATGATAATCGA GTGGAACGCTTGGTTCTAGTACCGACTCTACTCCAATCCATTCTCATGTACCTCTCCTTGAGCCCAGAAAATTCGTTAAAACATTTGAAACTCTGGGTGTGTTCTGGGGAGACATTGAGCAAGGATTTAGCAGCCAAGTTTTTCCAGCATTTTGGAGTTGGTTATAGGCTCGCTAATTTCTATGGAAGTACCGAAGTAATGGGGGATGTGACCTACTATATCATTGAAAATAGTTCTCAGTTGGAGATGTTTCCTACTATACCAATAG GTGCACCTCTGGACAACAGCGCCGTATACCTTTTGGACGAGGAAATGAACCCGTCTCGTGAATCTGAGCCTGGTGAGGTCTGGGTGGCTGGACGGAACTTGGCCAAGGGATACGTGGGTGGACAGGCACCTGAGAAGTTCTGTGACAACCCTCATGCTGCTCATCCAG ACTTCAGTCGCCTTTACCGTACCGGTGACTTTGGCGTCCTCTACAAGGGAATGATATTGTTTGCTGGTAGAACAGACTCACAAGTGAAGATCAGGGGCCATCGAGTGGACCTACAGGAAGTCGAAAGAGCTGTCATGGGTGTACAGGGTGTCGATAAAG GTGTTGTTTTATGCTACGGTCTGGATCGGGGCAACCCAGAGATTCTCGCGTTTGTTACCATTAACCAGAATGCAAGATTAAATGGAAAGCACATAGAGAATGCTCTGAAGGATGCACTCACCAATTATATGTTACCTCAG GTAATCGTTATTGACAGCGTACCATTGTTAGTAAATGGTAAAGTCGACAGACAAGCACTGCTAAAGATGTATGAAAACACTAATAATAATG atgaCACAACTATTAATCTAGACATAGACTATTCAGGAGTTCGTCCTGAAGAACGAACTAAAGCTCAGATATTATTTGAGACAGTCGGAGAGGTTTTAGGTCGAGCTGCAAGAGGTGCTATATCACTTAGAGCAGGCTTTTACGAGCTGGGAGGGAATTCTCTTAACTCAATCTATACCATTACTAGACTGAGGGATAGGGGATATTTTATTG aaattaGTGATTTCATCGGAGCATCGAACCTAGGGGAAGTGTTGCAGCACTTAACAACAAACCCCGATAGTGGTAGAGATGAAATCCCAAAGTTTACTGTTGTACCAATGAGTGATTCTTACCGAGAGGATGTTATAGA gaTGATAGTATCGTCGTTCTATGAGAAAGCCGAGTTGGAGCAGTTCCTACGACATGAAATAAACACACGGGATTATGCACACTGTGTGTCGGCGTGTTGGGAACCGTTGTTGGAGGCTGGATTGAGTGTTGTATTGGAAGATT cttcCGGCAATCCAGTAGCAGTAGCATTAAACTTCGATGCTAGAGCTGAACCAGACCTAGAATTAGTTGGTGGTCTGGCGAAGATCATGACATTCTTGGAGTATGTGGAAGGTTCAGTGAGGGATACAATGTTACCGGAGGGCAAGG GTACTATCCTTCATTCCTTCATGATGGCCACAGCATCAAGTCTTTCAGGCGCAGACAATGTAGCAGCAATTCAAGCTTTAGAAGTAGCCACAATGAAAATCGCACGGGAAAGACGGTTTCTTGGGATTTTCACAACGAACACAAGCCCTTTGACACAG CAACTTGGAACAGATGTTCTAGGCTTCCAAACGCTTTTGGACTATCAAATTAACCAGTATGTGGATTCAAATGGAGACAGAATATTCGGCGAAGCCCCTGATGATATGAGAGCTATTGTTTGCTGGAAGCCAGTGGATTAA
- the LOC110998769 gene encoding uncharacterized protein LOC110998769 isoform X1, whose product MFGPLCLLLFSSAYAHEYNAIETEMFAIPISPNLFNWTYQEFDQQYRFHASLIGKPELPSWLRYIYSGRHHSGFIFGTPPRGTESPITLEVIGLNRQDYETRRVLLTLRVQPKLNMAKHEVELKIDNLNVEDLLDEHRMTRLKDILRTKLWTESSGDLYATFLASAIDLGARHPLKPSDGEGLVVRLGSMTPFSSELQRLREEVRPLSRLPSCPREFKRTTVERLFRDAGLTLDWCSFELYNTIYNDRSTLRLEYLTEIPNTKVDSKLPLKSNSWSAPSRYDLPSRSYIHQVSVTIAVPLVLLLLSVAALSAVLCFHYASMSDPESERFLNDIFHICIDYRKRRANKSAKVELCRYGTGNTEQSQIADDVSTKSLGTSPNNSLPRPYSPKSTTNLAGNYNRPQPPPYLGSATNSLHHRKSHTPSHTPEHRHLALEESLKLLNEANITELDNLLKNPIVDFNDGADDYVPMKPEFVKPDIGFTVKPVNEDLARYGIAGVGPI is encoded by the exons atgtttGGACCGCTGTGTTTGCTGTTATTCAGCAGTGCATATGCGCACGAATATAATGCAATCGAAACCGAAATGTTCGCGATACCAATAAGCCCTAACCTATTTAATTGGACATACCAAG AGTTCGATCAGCAATACCGCTTCCACGCATCCCTAATAGGCAAACCTGAGCTTCCGTCATGGTTGCGGTACATCTACAGTGGAAGACATCACTCAGGGTTTATTTTTGGAACTCCACCAAGAGGCACTGAATCGCCTATTACG TTAGAGGTAATTGGTTTAAATCGTCAAGACTATGAAACACGAAGAGTTTTACTAACGCTTCGTGTACAACCAAAATTGAATATGGCAAAGCATGAAGTGGAGCTTAAAATTGACAATCTAAATGTGGAGGATTTACTGGATGAGCACAG aatgaCCCGCCTCAAAGACATATTGCGAACAAAGTTATGGACGGAAAGTAGTGGTGACCTCTATGCTACATTTTTAGCTTCCGCTATTGACTTAGGTGCTAGACATCCGTTGAAACCTAGTGATGGAGAAGg tcTAGTTGTCCGCTTAGGCAGCATGACACCCTTCTCAAGTGAATTACAACGACTACGAGAAGAAGTGAGACCGCTGTCTCGTCTTCCGAGCTGTCCTCGTGAATTCAAACGGACTACAGTCGAAAGGCTGTTTAGAGACGCTGGACTGACACTTGACTGGTGCAGCTTTGAACTG TACAACACAATATACAATGACCGCAGCACACTCCGATTAGAATACTTAACGGAAATACCAAACACAAAAGTGGATTCAAAACTTCCTCTAAAATCCAACTCTTGGTCAGCTCCGAGCAGATACGATCTGCCCAGTAGAAGTTACATTCACCAAGTTTCCGTGACCATAGCTGTTCCATTAGTGCTGTTGCTGCTCTCTGTTGCCGCATTGAGTGCTGTTCTCTGCTTCCATTATGCTTCTAT GAGTGATCCGGAATCAGAACGCTTTTTGAACGACATTTTCCATATCTGTATAGATTATAGAAAGAGGAG agcTAATAAATCAGCTAAAGTCGAGCTTTGCAGATATGGAACTGGCAACACTGAGCAAAGCCAAATAGCTGATGATGTAAGCACCAAAAGCTTAGGAACCAG ccCAAACAACAGCTTACCTCGCCCATACAGTCCAAAGTCAACGACAAACTTAGCTGGAAATTATAATCGACCACAGCCGCCGCCCTACCTCGGCTCGGCCACCAACTCCCTCCACCATCGCAAATCACACACACCATCGCACACCCCAGAACATCGCCATCTTGCGCTAGAAGAATCCCTTAAACTCCTAAACGAAGCAAATATCACAGAACTCGATAATTTATTGAAGAACCCAATCGTCGATTTCAACGATGGCGCTGATGACTACGTCCCAATGAAACCGGAGTTTGTGAAACCAGATATCGGTTTTACGGTTAAACCGGTTAATGAGGATTTGGCCAGGTATGGTATTGCCGGCGTGGGCCCCATTTGA